The region GGTGGTGCGCGGCATGGTGCGCCGCCTGGGGGCCGAACAGCTCTTTGCCCGTGGAGGCTGAGCCGGGCCCGTCCGGGACGCGGCCCCGCCTGATTCTGGAACATCCCGACTTTTACGCCCTGCACAAGCCGGCGCTGTGGCTGACCCATCCGGTGCAGTCACACGGCAGCAGCCGCGCCCCGGACGTGGTCAGTTACTGGCAGGCGCAGACCGGCGAGCCGGGACTGGGGCCGCCCCACCGGCTGGACCGGGAGACGTCCGGCCTGCTGCTGCTCAGCCGCGACCCGGAGTCGGCGCGGCGCTTTTTCGTGCTGTTCAAGCAGCACCTGGTGTCCAAGACCTACCAGGCCATCGTGCGCGGCGAGCCGGCCTGGAACGAGCGCGAACTGGACGCGCCGCTGGGTGAGCTGGGCCTGGGCGGCGGCAACCGGATCATCATGCGTCAGGCGGTGGTGCCGGATGGCCGCCCGGCAGCTACCGCTTTCCGGGTGCTGGAACGCCGCGCCGGCCACAGCCTGATCGAAGCGCGGCCCCGCACCGGCCGGCTGCACCAGATTCGGGCGCACCTGTATCATCTGGGCCTGCCGTTGGTGGGCGACAAAATCTATGGCCCCGAGCGGGACGCTTTCCTGGAATTCCGCGAAACCGGCCAGACGCC is a window of Deinococcus sp. Marseille-Q6407 DNA encoding:
- a CDS encoding RluA family pseudouridine synthase — its product is MEAEPGPSGTRPRLILEHPDFYALHKPALWLTHPVQSHGSSRAPDVVSYWQAQTGEPGLGPPHRLDRETSGLLLLSRDPESARRFFVLFKQHLVSKTYQAIVRGEPAWNERELDAPLGELGLGGGNRIIMRQAVVPDGRPAATAFRVLERRAGHSLIEARPRTGRLHQIRAHLYHLGLPLVGDKIYGPERDAFLEFRETGQTPELTRRLGMARQALHAASLHFPWDGAQVRLRDPLPADMQAFWDGLAGA